In Methanosphaera sp. ISO3-F5, a genomic segment contains:
- a CDS encoding DUF3100 domain-containing protein yields MKKQENKGIFDYRLHLTILFVSVISLYVGIVNINLFYGIRIVVLPLIFSLFLAMICYLSKSFKWIDKKSSAVSSRLLLLLIGPLIVKLAIASGQNIEMLISVGPILLLEELGDIGTILFGLPVALLLGFKREAIGMTSSICREPQMVVLIDKYGFDSSEVKGFFTVYLIGIIFGTLLISLIVNFLVYVLPLHPYSFALASGIGSTSMSVAAVSSLTAIYPSLTDKLLAFSGISNLISVVFSIYVYMFISLPLTEWLYNKFEHYFN; encoded by the coding sequence ATGAAAAAACAGGAAAATAAGGGTATATTTGATTATAGGTTACATTTAACAATTTTGTTTGTTTCAGTAATTTCATTATATGTTGGTATCGTAAATATTAACTTATTTTATGGAATAAGAATAGTTGTTCTGCCATTAATATTTTCTTTATTCTTAGCAATGATTTGTTATTTGTCAAAATCTTTTAAATGGATTGATAAAAAATCATCGGCTGTTTCTTCAAGGTTGTTATTGCTGCTTATTGGTCCTTTAATTGTAAAGCTTGCTATTGCTAGTGGTCAAAATATTGAAATGTTAATTAGTGTGGGGCCTATATTGTTACTTGAGGAATTGGGTGATATTGGTACTATATTGTTTGGACTTCCTGTTGCATTATTGTTGGGTTTTAAGCGTGAAGCTATTGGTATGACCAGTTCTATTTGTCGTGAGCCTCAAATGGTTGTTCTTATAGATAAGTATGGTTTTGATTCTAGTGAGGTTAAAGGTTTTTTCACGGTTTACTTGATTGGAATTATTTTTGGAACATTGTTAATTAGTTTAATTGTTAATTTCCTGGTTTATGTTCTGCCATTACATCCTTATAGTTTTGCTCTTGCTTCAGGGATTGGGAGTACAAGTATGAGTGTTGCAGCAGTTTCATCTTTAACTGCTATTTATCCTTCATTAACTGATAAATTGTTGGCATTTAGTGGTATATCAAACTTAATTTCAGTAGTGTTCAGTATATATGTCTACATGTTTATTTCATTACCATTAACTGAGTGGCTATATAATAAATTTGAACACTATTTTAATTAA
- a CDS encoding ribonuclease domain-containing protein, translated as MDNKIISAIIIIIIALLGGLFGTGALSDSNNTDTTLNSTNNTTVIESGEYITADEVAAYIKQYHKLPSNYITKKEAQSLGWKGGPLKSYAPGKSIGGDVFTNRQGILPHIESKYIECDIDANGTSRGAKRIVYSTQDYKVYYTEDHYETFKEI; from the coding sequence ATGGATAATAAAATAATATCCGCTATAATAATTATAATAATAGCACTCCTCGGAGGATTATTTGGAACAGGAGCATTATCCGATTCAAACAATACAGACACCACACTAAACAGTACAAATAACACAACTGTAATAGAAAGTGGAGAATACATAACAGCCGACGAGGTAGCAGCATACATAAAACAATACCATAAACTACCAAGTAATTATATAACCAAAAAAGAAGCACAAAGCCTAGGATGGAAAGGAGGACCACTTAAAAGTTACGCTCCAGGAAAAAGCATAGGAGGAGATGTGTTCACAAACCGACAAGGAATCCTACCACATATAGAAAGCAAATATATTGAATGTGACATAGATGCAAATGGAACAAGCAGAGGAGCAAAAAGAATAGTATACTCCACCCAGGACTACAAAGTTTACTACACAGAAGACCATTACGAAACATTCAAAGAAATATAG
- a CDS encoding barstar family protein, whose product MKHIILDGKIIKEKKHDYLKEILEFPDYYGRNLDALYDCLTEIGVETEIELINSEYVNQDLIDTFFDASLENTFLYFICDE is encoded by the coding sequence TTGAAACACATAATCCTCGATGGTAAAATAATTAAAGAAAAAAAACATGACTACCTAAAAGAAATACTGGAATTTCCAGATTACTATGGTAGAAACCTTGATGCATTATATGATTGCCTGACAGAAATTGGAGTCGAAACAGAAATAGAACTGATAAATAGTGAATATGTAAACCAAGACCTCATAGACACATTCTTTGATGCATCATTAGAAAATACCTTCTTATACTTTATATGTGATGAATGA
- a CDS encoding Ig-like domain repeat protein — MDVINKRFNFLFILLIILLFASVVSASSDNIANSTSDDKIIKNDNSIEDNIQEKTINKQSNVLNKTKEAQTSNKHKTTTSLRTYTNGSHIIMNSTVKSSIKVNEGHVIFKLDGVTLKNKGNNIKVNVVNSRAVLAVSVSEYKALYSKSEAVYSGSDNFVNSRKQIRNTELFTHNTTTSLRTYSNATHIIMDATINSDIPVYNGYVIYKLNKKTLKNKNDNTIKVDVRDSKAVLALPISEHRRVYSNAEAVYSGSALYSKSRTLNDNTLNFKLNPRISVTANQSSYYPGENIGLKITILSDETNNFNNGKVAIKVNGVTLKDENKKSIVYRIKGDSVDVSVPVPKGLKYNHMNITVLSEGSNYNDVKSVNKINLNPLDTKIVVDNYVIDNNNDFIINANIKDKYGYNVIGKRFMDFLVDGNKVRINGKSKVYVIMNGKVDLQVPLDQYKKGSHTIQLRLRSDSAYASSSSTLYTINLREKYDSNIIIDTPQKAKADSQTKLRIYVTYDDQSIPKTVNDGNIVLKINGQSLSSKVTYGKAIISYKLPSKTGEYTITAKYEGTGDLKDSSSNKVITVTSGSISSSESAILGNKDPKNERISFTNGIPNLVYMTNYVWADEDATYTLTKSQLEEVFKQDSYSLYLNGHVSKYVAFKTANESDVYHVLKREKWNVIEKAANKVRVSSSKGTLPNTLTVNLKGKRYTYGEARAIQSTEYTCGPTAASVCTQTLRNYVNEHTLATEFHTYDYRGTYASYIDGAMRKHNMKAVYYYKNNFDSALTKVANGGYTFIFYGVNHYVSILDVSKDKSKVLVSNSYGNYDMGGGKIPNGWVTLSYMKSRFSSDSFAGLLVSLDYSLSSSTKTIVNNLYNNFGSNWNRQNTNEELNV, encoded by the coding sequence GTGGATGTTATTAATAAAAGATTTAACTTTTTATTTATTTTATTAATAATATTACTATTTGCTTCTGTTGTATCAGCAAGTTCTGATAATATTGCAAATAGTACAAGTGACGATAAAATAATTAAAAATGATAATTCTATTGAAGATAATATTCAAGAAAAAACTATTAATAAACAATCAAATGTATTAAATAAGACAAAAGAAGCTCAAACAAGCAATAAACATAAAACAACTACCTCACTAAGAACATACACTAATGGTAGTCATATAATAATGAATTCTACTGTAAAATCAAGTATAAAAGTAAATGAAGGTCATGTAATCTTTAAACTTGATGGTGTAACACTAAAAAACAAGGGAAACAATATTAAAGTAAATGTTGTAAATTCCCGGGCAGTGCTAGCAGTATCAGTATCTGAATATAAAGCATTATACTCTAAATCAGAAGCAGTATATTCAGGAAGTGACAACTTTGTTAATTCAAGAAAACAAATAAGAAACACAGAATTATTCACACATAATACCACAACATCTTTAAGAACATATTCTAATGCAACACACATAATCATGGATGCAACAATAAATTCAGATATTCCCGTTTATAACGGTTATGTAATATACAAACTGAACAAAAAAACCCTAAAAAATAAAAATGACAACACAATAAAGGTAGATGTACGAGATTCAAAAGCAGTCTTAGCTTTACCAATATCCGAGCATAGAAGAGTATATTCTAATGCTGAAGCAGTTTATTCAGGAAGTGCATTATACTCTAAATCAAGAACATTAAACGATAACACACTTAACTTTAAACTCAACCCAAGAATATCCGTGACTGCTAATCAATCATCCTATTACCCTGGAGAAAATATAGGCCTGAAAATAACAATACTTTCCGATGAAACAAATAATTTCAATAATGGTAAAGTTGCTATTAAAGTAAACGGTGTAACACTCAAAGATGAAAATAAGAAAAGCATAGTGTACAGGATAAAAGGTGATAGTGTTGATGTATCAGTTCCTGTTCCAAAAGGATTGAAATATAATCATATGAATATCACAGTATTGTCTGAAGGTAGTAATTATAATGATGTAAAATCAGTTAATAAAATTAATTTAAACCCATTAGACACTAAAATAGTGGTTGACAATTATGTTATAGATAATAATAATGATTTCATAATTAATGCAAATATAAAAGATAAATATGGTTATAATGTTATTGGTAAAAGATTCATGGACTTCCTAGTGGATGGTAATAAGGTCAGAATCAACGGCAAATCCAAAGTATATGTCATTATGAACGGTAAAGTAGATTTACAAGTTCCCTTAGATCAGTATAAAAAAGGTTCACATACAATACAGTTAAGACTTAGATCAGATAGTGCATATGCGTCAAGTTCAAGCACACTATACACTATTAATCTCAGAGAAAAATATGATTCAAACATAATCATAGACACTCCACAAAAAGCTAAAGCAGATTCTCAAACAAAACTAAGAATTTATGTAACATATGATGATCAGTCAATACCTAAAACAGTCAATGATGGAAACATAGTTCTTAAAATTAATGGTCAGTCATTATCATCAAAAGTAACATATGGAAAGGCAATAATCTCATACAAACTCCCAAGTAAAACAGGAGAATATACTATAACTGCTAAATATGAAGGAACTGGTGATTTAAAAGACTCATCATCTAATAAGGTTATAACAGTAACTTCTGGAAGCATATCTTCATCAGAATCAGCAATACTAGGAAATAAAGATCCTAAAAATGAAAGAATATCCTTTACTAATGGTATACCTAACTTAGTTTACATGACAAACTATGTCTGGGCAGATGAAGATGCAACATATACCTTAACAAAAAGTCAGTTAGAAGAAGTATTTAAACAGGATTCCTATTCACTATACTTAAATGGCCACGTATCAAAGTATGTTGCATTCAAAACAGCAAATGAAAGCGATGTATACCATGTTTTAAAACGAGAAAAATGGAACGTAATTGAGAAAGCAGCTAATAAAGTAAGAGTAAGTAGCAGTAAAGGAACTTTACCAAACACTTTGACCGTGAACTTAAAAGGAAAACGGTATACCTATGGTGAAGCAAGAGCAATACAAAGCACAGAATATACATGTGGACCAACAGCTGCAAGTGTATGTACACAGACACTACGAAACTATGTTAACGAACACACATTAGCAACAGAATTCCATACATATGATTATCGTGGAACTTATGCAAGCTACATTGATGGTGCAATGCGAAAACATAACATGAAAGCAGTATACTACTATAAGAATAACTTTGACAGTGCATTAACCAAGGTAGCAAATGGAGGATATACCTTCATATTCTATGGTGTAAACCATTACGTTTCAATACTTGATGTAAGTAAGGATAAGTCAAAAGTATTAGTGTCCAATTCATATGGAAACTATGATATGGGTGGAGGAAAAATCCCTAATGGTTGGGTAACATTATCCTACATGAAAAGCAGATTCTCTTCCGATTCATTTGCCGGATTACTTGTATCACTTGATTATTCATTATCATCAAGTACAAAAACAATAGTAAACAATTTATACAACAACTTTGGAAGCAATTGGAACAGACAAAACACAAACGAAGAATTAAATGTATAA
- the thiM gene encoding hydroxyethylthiazole kinase: MKKIDKQKLKETSKIIQKLRNNCPLTHCITNYVTINDCANAVLAIGASPAMANEEPEMTEFVNIAGSTIINIGTLLDNQIEAMRKAAQECKKTGTPLTLDPVAVGVSKLRNDFTKEIIDNTNITVIRGNMSEIKAIGKLYNILQETTTAKGVDVAETDIITEDNIKTNAEIIKQIAKKLNTTIAVSGKIDIITDGTNTYLIDNGEQIMSKITGSGCMLTCIIGAFTAVTTPLEAALIGTLSMTIAGELAYKTVQHNKQGSGSFRTYLIDELYNMNEEKITKYGKLYKN, translated from the coding sequence ATGAAAAAAATAGATAAACAAAAACTAAAAGAAACAAGCAAAATCATACAAAAACTACGTAACAACTGTCCACTAACACACTGCATAACAAACTACGTAACAATAAACGATTGTGCCAACGCAGTACTAGCAATAGGAGCATCACCAGCAATGGCAAACGAAGAACCAGAAATGACCGAATTCGTAAACATAGCCGGCTCAACAATAATCAACATCGGAACACTACTAGACAACCAAATCGAAGCAATGAGAAAAGCAGCACAAGAATGCAAAAAAACAGGAACACCACTCACACTAGACCCAGTAGCAGTAGGAGTATCAAAACTAAGAAATGACTTCACAAAAGAAATCATAGACAACACAAACATAACAGTAATAAGAGGAAACATGTCCGAAATAAAAGCAATAGGAAAACTATACAACATACTCCAAGAAACAACAACAGCCAAAGGAGTAGACGTAGCCGAAACAGACATAATCACAGAAGACAATATAAAAACAAACGCAGAAATAATAAAACAAATAGCCAAAAAACTAAACACAACAATAGCAGTATCAGGAAAAATAGACATAATCACAGATGGAACAAACACATACCTCATAGACAATGGTGAACAAATAATGTCAAAAATAACAGGAAGTGGATGCATGCTAACCTGTATAATAGGAGCATTCACAGCAGTTACAACACCATTAGAAGCAGCATTAATCGGAACATTATCCATGACAATAGCAGGAGAACTAGCATATAAAACAGTACAACACAACAAACAAGGATCTGGATCATTCAGAACATACCTAATAGATGAATTATATAATATGAATGAAGAAAAAATAACAAAATATGGAAAATTATACAAAAACTAA
- the thiM gene encoding hydroxyethylthiazole kinase: MSDLIIQKSTDLIEKLRQESTLTHCITNVVTVKDCANAVLAVGGSPIMANAPEEAEEITSIASSLVINIGTLTTEQIQTMKKSAKTATKQQKPFILDPVGVGISKIRNETPIEIIKESKPTIIRGNLSEIKAIAMFYDILEECTTAKGVDVADTDIINEKTLKTNAQIVKNIAEKLNTTIAVSGPIDIISDGKEVYAINNGDAMMANITGTGCMLGCIMGAYTAVGDGLTAAITATTVMAIAGELAAQKTMETNTGTGSFGIYLIDELSKINKETFTKYANIQKL; encoded by the coding sequence ATGAGTGATTTAATAATTCAAAAATCAACAGATTTAATCGAAAAACTAAGACAAGAAAGTACACTAACCCACTGCATAACAAATGTAGTAACAGTCAAAGACTGTGCAAACGCAGTACTAGCCGTGGGCGGATCACCAATAATGGCAAATGCTCCTGAAGAAGCAGAAGAAATAACCAGCATAGCAAGTTCACTAGTAATAAACATAGGAACATTAACAACAGAACAAATACAAACAATGAAAAAATCAGCAAAAACAGCAACCAAACAACAAAAACCATTCATACTAGACCCAGTAGGAGTCGGAATAAGTAAAATAAGAAATGAAACACCAATAGAAATAATAAAAGAATCAAAACCAACAATAATCAGAGGAAACCTATCAGAAATAAAGGCAATAGCAATGTTCTATGACATACTCGAAGAATGCACAACAGCCAAAGGAGTAGATGTAGCAGACACAGACATCATAAACGAAAAAACACTAAAAACCAATGCACAAATAGTAAAAAACATAGCTGAAAAACTAAACACAACCATAGCAGTATCAGGACCAATAGACATAATATCCGATGGAAAAGAAGTATATGCAATAAACAATGGTGATGCAATGATGGCAAACATCACAGGAACAGGATGCATGCTAGGATGCATAATGGGAGCATACACAGCCGTAGGTGATGGACTTACAGCAGCAATAACAGCAACAACAGTAATGGCAATAGCAGGAGAACTAGCAGCACAAAAAACAATGGAAACAAATACTGGAACAGGATCATTCGGAATATACTTAATCGATGAATTATCCAAAATAAACAAAGAAACATTCACAAAATATGCAAACATCCAAAAATTATAG
- the thiE gene encoding thiamine phosphate synthase: MKEYGLYLVTDQFDLTEQQFLHVIEQAIIGGTSIIQIREKTSTTKDFYELAKKCKKITDSYDVPLIINDRIDVAQAVDAAGVHLGQDDMPCRIARKILGPDKTIGISAYTYKEALKAQNDGADYLGVGAIKATSTKKDANIATPEELIKIKEKIEIPTVAIGGVDKSNAHKLVTEYGFDGIAVVSAIMKSNNPRKASIKLVNELNR; the protein is encoded by the coding sequence ATGAAAGAATATGGATTATATTTGGTAACAGACCAATTTGACCTAACAGAACAACAATTCTTACATGTAATAGAACAAGCAATAATAGGTGGAACATCCATCATACAAATACGTGAAAAAACCAGCACAACAAAAGACTTCTATGAACTAGCAAAAAAATGTAAAAAAATCACAGATAGTTATGACGTACCTCTAATAATAAATGACAGGATAGATGTAGCACAGGCTGTAGATGCTGCGGGAGTACATTTAGGTCAAGATGATATGCCATGTAGGATAGCAAGAAAAATATTAGGTCCGGACAAAACAATAGGAATAAGTGCATACACATACAAAGAAGCATTAAAAGCACAAAATGATGGTGCAGACTATCTTGGGGTAGGAGCTATAAAGGCAACATCAACCAAGAAAGATGCAAACATAGCTACACCCGAAGAATTAATTAAAATCAAGGAAAAAATTGAAATTCCAACGGTTGCAATAGGTGGAGTAGACAAGTCCAATGCACATAAATTAGTTACTGAGTATGGTTTTGATGGAATAGCTGTTGTGTCTGCAATAATGAAGAGTAACAATCCTCGTAAAGCGTCAATAAAACTTGTGAATGAGTTAAATAGATAA
- a CDS encoding cation-translocating P-type ATPase, which produces MEQIEKIMRVLEGLKMTIVGGIFLLISLFFVLTGTKIPYYLDPAWVTIIICGIPLVYLALTRLIYEHWVSSALLIVMAMVASIYIGEIFAAGEVCFIMALGALLEEYTVERSKRGLTDLINLKPEQGRLLITENGKTIEKQVNAKDIQKDALLRVLPGEKIPVDGVIISGDTSVDQSVMTGESLPLDKTTGDEVFSGTLNLHGAIDIRATNVGADSSLEKLIRLVQEADEKQAPTQRIADKWATWLVPVALGIAIVTYALTGNLERAVTILVVFCPCALILATPTAIMAAIGQATKQGVLIKSGEALEIMGNVDTITFDKTGTLTYGNLEVSDIIPLVNDVSQEKLQELVTISEIKSEHPIGKAIVTHAKEAGKTYNDPDKFEMVPGKGVKIEYNNSIILSGTTRFMEDNKITVTDNCIKELDLLRNEGKASIVVAQDDRIIGIVGLSDVLRENASKVVSTLHDDLETNVELLTGDNHKAANYFASKVGITDIHSELLPENKVEIIEQLKGEKKKVCMVGDGVNDAPALKTADVSVAMGGIGSDIAIEAADIALLGDDIEKLPYLKKLSNSTLFTIHLSITISMIINAIAIICSVLGLLNPITGALVHNIGSCAVVMLAASLYDRDFSKYVITA; this is translated from the coding sequence TTGGAACAAATAGAAAAAATCATGAGAGTTCTAGAAGGACTAAAAATGACCATAGTAGGTGGAATATTCCTATTAATCAGTTTATTCTTTGTCCTAACCGGAACAAAAATACCATATTACCTAGATCCTGCATGGGTAACAATAATAATCTGTGGAATACCACTAGTATACCTAGCACTAACCAGACTCATATACGAACACTGGGTATCATCAGCACTACTAATAGTAATGGCAATGGTAGCATCAATATATATAGGTGAAATATTCGCAGCAGGAGAAGTATGTTTCATCATGGCACTAGGAGCACTCCTAGAAGAATACACAGTAGAAAGATCAAAACGAGGACTAACAGACCTAATCAACCTAAAACCTGAACAAGGAAGATTACTAATAACAGAAAACGGAAAAACAATAGAAAAACAAGTAAATGCAAAAGATATTCAAAAAGATGCACTACTCAGAGTTTTACCTGGAGAAAAAATACCAGTAGACGGAGTAATAATAAGCGGAGACACATCAGTAGACCAATCAGTAATGACTGGAGAATCATTACCATTAGATAAAACCACAGGTGATGAAGTATTCTCAGGAACACTAAACTTACACGGAGCAATAGACATCCGAGCAACAAATGTAGGAGCAGATTCATCACTCGAAAAACTCATAAGACTAGTTCAAGAAGCAGATGAAAAACAAGCACCAACACAGAGAATAGCAGACAAATGGGCAACATGGTTAGTACCAGTAGCATTAGGAATAGCCATAGTAACATACGCATTAACAGGAAACCTGGAAAGAGCAGTAACAATACTAGTAGTATTCTGTCCATGCGCATTAATACTAGCAACACCAACAGCAATCATGGCAGCAATAGGACAAGCAACCAAACAGGGAGTACTCATCAAATCAGGGGAAGCCTTAGAAATAATGGGAAATGTAGATACAATAACCTTCGATAAAACAGGAACACTCACCTATGGAAACCTAGAAGTATCCGATATCATACCATTAGTAAACGATGTATCACAAGAAAAACTACAAGAACTAGTAACAATATCCGAAATAAAATCAGAACATCCAATAGGTAAAGCAATAGTAACTCATGCAAAAGAAGCAGGAAAAACATATAATGATCCTGATAAATTTGAAATGGTACCCGGTAAAGGAGTAAAAATAGAATATAACAATTCCATAATATTGTCTGGAACAACAAGATTCATGGAAGACAATAAAATCACAGTAACCGATAACTGTATAAAAGAATTAGACCTGCTAAGAAACGAAGGTAAAGCATCAATAGTAGTAGCACAAGATGATAGAATCATTGGAATAGTAGGTTTATCAGATGTATTAAGAGAAAATGCTTCCAAAGTCGTAAGTACATTACATGACGACTTAGAAACAAACGTTGAATTATTAACTGGTGATAACCATAAAGCAGCAAATTACTTTGCATCAAAAGTAGGAATAACAGATATTCACTCCGAATTATTACCTGAAAATAAAGTAGAAATAATCGAACAATTAAAAGGCGAAAAAAAGAAAGTGTGCATGGTTGGTGATGGAGTAAATGATGCACCAGCACTAAAAACAGCAGATGTTAGTGTTGCTATGGGTGGAATTGGTAGTGACATAGCAATTGAAGCAGCGGACATAGCACTTCTCGGTGACGATATTGAAAAATTACCATATCTTAAAAAATTATCAAATTCAACATTATTCACAATACATTTAAGTATAACAATATCCATGATCATTAACGCTATAGCAATTATATGTTCCGTTCTAGGATTATTAAATCCGATTACAGGAGCTTTAGTGCATAATATAGGTTCTTGTGCAGTAGTAATGCTCGCAGCATCACTTTATGATAGGGACTTTTCTAAATATGTTATAACAGCATAA
- a CDS encoding FumA C-terminus/TtdB family hydratase beta subunit, whose protein sequence is MEYELNTPLKDVDINKLKAGDTVYLTGKIFTARDSAHKRIIESGAPMDLEGVVLFHAGPIIRQQDDEYKIVAVGPTTSMRMNPYEADVLDMGVKAVIGKGGMDENTQKALVRNNAVFLTAVGGCAALYVSSINNVDSVEWLDLGMPEAIWQLDVTRFGPLIVTMDSNNENLYKKNKKDD, encoded by the coding sequence TTGGAATATGAATTAAACACACCATTAAAAGATGTAGACATAAATAAATTAAAAGCAGGAGATACTGTTTATTTGACGGGTAAAATTTTCACTGCTCGTGATAGTGCACATAAAAGAATTATTGAATCTGGCGCGCCAATGGATCTGGAAGGCGTTGTATTGTTTCATGCAGGTCCTATTATACGTCAACAAGATGATGAGTATAAAATTGTTGCAGTAGGTCCTACCACTAGTATGCGTATGAACCCTTATGAGGCCGATGTTCTTGATATGGGTGTTAAAGCTGTTATTGGAAAGGGTGGAATGGATGAAAACACTCAAAAAGCTTTAGTTCGTAACAATGCAGTATTTTTAACAGCTGTTGGTGGTTGTGCTGCTTTATATGTCAGCAGTATTAATAATGTTGATTCTGTAGAATGGCTAGATTTAGGTATGCCTGAGGCTATTTGGCAGTTAGATGTTACTAGGTTTGGGCCATTAATTGTTACTATGGATTCGAATAATGAAAATCTATATAAAAAGAACAAAAAGGATGATTGA
- a CDS encoding DUF2070 family protein → MGLSERIIGLTKYMVTLPKTKISVFLILIISILTGGIVECLTPGLSTNSVVYSFLDGAATTFFLLGLTTIASGGLIHSIVNKLNGRHVKLKQAMFLAFVYMLITCFFYLLGAIITLIIHIDITSNTLLLGLLFGFAIETLVLWATSNIRYFQGVIISAIQPILTISMWVLINNLTAATTANIYSLYLKAIIGALVLAIAVYAFVSVIESPIKSNLGVGGLELLSLFIAQVTEGSIAMEEVFSEMGEDIDTIVSLISFKTKNGIKANFISPCIHPGPVGNIGGGNMPTILSNQLEDFAIVAHGAATHDFNPVASKEVSKITDAINNVLPELTYTDKATEFQRVQFNDAKIGVQFFDEGAILLSTFAPNPGDDIDYGVGLSMIYQTKYMTNIKDVVLVDCHNCLNGNYERLLPGHNRVYQIEKAIDKITKPEMYPIKMGYAYNPLDEIPIKDGIGESGVKLMITEVNNQKMLYIVFDGNNMQTGFREKMFEAIKNKYPEIDMMETMTTDTHMVNTISGGGLTVGFKHEEKLIQAILDLIPEALNDLEQVSVASSTARVNIKTLGPNNSTELVTTISSVVSVSKLLAPLVFIIAAITTIIWIF, encoded by the coding sequence ATGGGATTATCAGAGAGAATAATTGGATTAACAAAATATATGGTAACCCTTCCAAAAACTAAAATATCTGTTTTCCTAATATTAATCATCAGTATACTGACTGGAGGAATTGTTGAATGTTTAACACCAGGATTAAGCACGAACTCAGTTGTTTACTCATTCCTAGATGGTGCTGCAACAACTTTCTTCCTACTAGGTCTGACAACCATAGCATCAGGAGGATTAATACATTCAATAGTAAACAAACTTAATGGAAGACATGTCAAACTTAAACAAGCAATGTTCCTCGCATTCGTGTATATGCTTATAACATGTTTCTTTTACCTGTTAGGAGCAATAATAACATTAATAATACATATAGACATTACATCAAACACTTTACTACTAGGATTATTATTTGGTTTCGCAATAGAAACATTAGTACTATGGGCAACATCAAACATCAGATACTTCCAAGGAGTAATAATTTCAGCAATACAACCCATACTAACAATAAGTATGTGGGTACTAATCAACAATTTAACAGCCGCTACAACAGCAAATATTTACTCATTATACTTAAAGGCGATAATTGGAGCATTAGTTCTGGCAATAGCAGTATACGCCTTTGTATCTGTGATAGAATCACCAATAAAAAGTAACTTAGGAGTAGGTGGACTGGAATTACTAAGTTTATTCATTGCACAAGTGACTGAAGGATCAATAGCAATGGAAGAAGTATTTAGTGAAATGGGAGAAGACATTGACACAATAGTATCATTAATAAGTTTCAAAACAAAAAATGGAATAAAAGCAAACTTTATATCACCATGCATACACCCAGGACCTGTTGGTAATATCGGTGGAGGAAACATGCCCACCATCCTATCAAACCAATTAGAAGACTTTGCAATAGTAGCCCATGGAGCAGCTACACATGACTTTAATCCAGTAGCATCAAAAGAAGTATCCAAAATAACAGATGCAATAAACAATGTACTACCAGAATTAACATACACAGATAAAGCAACAGAATTCCAGAGAGTACAATTTAATGACGCAAAAATAGGAGTACAATTCTTTGATGAAGGTGCCATACTACTAAGCACATTCGCCCCAAACCCTGGAGATGACATAGATTATGGAGTAGGATTATCCATGATCTACCAAACAAAGTATATGACAAACATTAAAGACGTTGTACTAGTAGATTGTCATAACTGCCTAAACGGAAACTATGAACGCTTACTTCCAGGACATAACAGAGTATACCAAATCGAAAAAGCAATAGATAAAATAACAAAACCAGAAATGTATCCAATAAAAATGGGATACGCATATAATCCACTAGACGAAATACCTATTAAAGATGGAATCGGTGAAAGTGGAGTAAAATTGATGATTACAGAAGTAAACAATCAAAAAATGTTATACATCGTATTTGATGGAAACAATATGCAAACAGGCTTCAGAGAAAAAATGTTTGAAGCAATAAAAAACAAATACCCAGAAATAGATATGATGGAAACCATGACAACAGATACACACATGGTAAACACAATATCCGGTGGAGGATTAACAGTAGGATTTAAACATGAAGAAAAATTAATACAAGCAATACTAGACCTAATTCCAGAAGCATTAAACGACCTTGAACAGGTAAGTGTTGCCTCATCCACAGCAAGAGTAAACATTAAAACATTAGGTCCAAACAACTCAACCGAATTAGTAACAACAATATCCTCCGTAGTCAGCGTTAGTAAACTATTAGCACCACTAGTATTCATAATTGCAGCAATAACAACAATTATATGGATATTCTAA